From a region of the Polynucleobacter corsicus genome:
- a CDS encoding FliI/YscN family ATPase — translation MTIRADQVHSKLNLALDHFRSGPKSIREGRLKKVSGFVLEVEGLPLPMGASACIWSQGSEYFIDAECIGFNGGITYLMAIDSIDGISPGALVYPANTPFMANGVYTIRNSVKPLAIGNQLLGRIVDGFGRPLDGKGEGELQARPVNTRSLNPMERHPIHEPMDTGLRSVNSMLTIGRGQRIGIFAGSGVGKSVTLGMLSRNCVADVIVVSLVGERSREVREFCEDILDPETAKRAVVVAAPADSSPLARAKGAWYATEIATWFRDHDKHVVLIVDSLTRFAMAQREIGLSLGEAPVSRGYPPSVFGKIPELLEKVGNGKSPHGSITAFYTLLLEGDDINDPVADTARGVLDGHFFLSRELADSGHYPAIDIEKSISRAMPRVVKPEHLMAARRFKQLYSRYMRGRDLLSMGAYAPGTDPDFDAAIRLWPKMQKFLQQDISEVAHFDGAVDSLMSIVAEAA, via the coding sequence ATGACGATTCGCGCGGATCAAGTCCATTCCAAATTAAATCTCGCCTTAGATCATTTCAGATCAGGTCCTAAATCGATTCGTGAAGGCCGCTTAAAAAAGGTTTCAGGTTTTGTCCTTGAAGTGGAAGGCTTGCCTCTACCAATGGGAGCCAGTGCCTGTATCTGGTCTCAGGGTTCAGAGTATTTTATTGATGCTGAATGTATTGGCTTTAATGGCGGCATCACCTATTTAATGGCCATAGATTCGATCGATGGTATTTCTCCGGGTGCCTTAGTCTATCCAGCAAATACCCCGTTCATGGCAAATGGCGTCTATACCATTCGTAATTCGGTCAAGCCACTCGCGATCGGCAATCAATTACTCGGCCGAATTGTGGACGGTTTTGGGCGGCCCTTAGATGGTAAAGGCGAGGGCGAACTTCAAGCCAGGCCAGTCAATACACGCTCATTAAATCCAATGGAGCGACATCCAATTCATGAGCCTATGGATACTGGCTTAAGAAGCGTGAATAGTATGCTGACGATTGGCCGCGGCCAGCGTATTGGTATTTTTGCTGGATCTGGTGTTGGTAAAAGTGTGACTCTCGGAATGTTGAGTCGTAATTGCGTAGCCGATGTGATTGTGGTGTCCTTAGTCGGAGAGCGTAGTCGTGAGGTGCGAGAGTTTTGCGAAGATATTTTGGATCCAGAAACAGCAAAAAGGGCTGTTGTAGTTGCTGCACCAGCAGATTCTTCGCCGTTAGCGCGTGCTAAGGGTGCTTGGTACGCCACTGAAATTGCTACCTGGTTTAGGGATCATGACAAGCATGTCGTGCTGATAGTGGATTCACTCACTCGCTTTGCTATGGCGCAACGTGAAATTGGTTTAAGTCTGGGCGAGGCTCCTGTATCCAGAGGATACCCACCTAGCGTCTTTGGAAAAATTCCCGAACTTTTAGAAAAAGTCGGGAATGGCAAGAGTCCTCATGGCTCCATTACAGCTTTTTATACTTTATTGCTCGAGGGGGATGATATCAATGACCCCGTAGCAGATACCGCTCGCGGTGTCCTCGACGGCCACTTTTTCCTGTCACGTGAGTTGGCTGACTCTGGTCATTACCCAGCTATCGATATTGAGAAATCGATTTCTCGTGCCATGCCCAGGGTAGTGAAGCCGGAACATTTAATGGCTGCACGCCGCTTTAAGCAGTTGTATAGCCGCTATATGCGAGGACGTGATTTGCTCAGCATGGGCGCTTACGCTCCAGGTACTGATCCTGATTTTGATGCAGCTATTCGTTTATGGCCAAAGATGCAAAAGTTTCTGCAGCAAGATATTTCCGAAGTGGCTCACTTTGATGGGGCGGTGGATAGCTTGATGTCGATTGTCGCGGAGGCTGCATGA
- the fliP gene encoding flagellar type III secretion system pore protein FliP (The bacterial flagellar biogenesis protein FliP forms a type III secretion system (T3SS)-type pore required for flagellar assembly.) encodes MKRRHYAWLGAALLLLVSGAVFAQSLPLVTSGGGKGGTTYSIPVQTIIALTALSVLPAALMLMTSFTRILIVFSLLRQALGLQSMPPNMVLIGLSFFLTLFVMNPTFEAIYQDAYLPYTQQKLSFEKAVEIGAKPIKSFMIKQTRQEDLAVFVRLYDKPIEAKEDVPMTVLIPAFAISEIKTGFLIGFMIYLPFIAIDFAVASILTSLGMVMISPMMFSLPLKLVIFALADGWALLAASLIESYKIF; translated from the coding sequence ATGAAGCGCCGTCACTATGCCTGGTTAGGGGCAGCACTATTGTTATTGGTCTCCGGGGCTGTATTTGCTCAATCCCTACCGCTGGTGACTAGTGGGGGAGGAAAAGGCGGAACTACCTATTCCATTCCAGTTCAAACCATCATTGCATTAACTGCCTTAAGTGTCTTGCCGGCAGCATTGATGTTGATGACAAGTTTTACGCGCATCTTGATTGTGTTCTCTTTGTTGCGGCAAGCGCTCGGCTTGCAAAGCATGCCGCCAAATATGGTCTTGATTGGCCTCTCATTTTTTCTCACTTTGTTTGTGATGAATCCTACTTTTGAGGCAATTTATCAAGATGCCTATTTGCCGTATACACAGCAGAAATTGAGTTTTGAGAAAGCAGTGGAAATTGGTGCAAAGCCGATTAAATCGTTCATGATCAAGCAAACCCGTCAAGAAGATCTGGCTGTGTTCGTCAGGCTTTATGACAAACCCATTGAGGCTAAGGAAGATGTGCCGATGACGGTGTTGATACCCGCTTTTGCAATTTCTGAAATCAAGACAGGCTTTTTAATTGGCTTCATGATTTATCTACCATTTATTGCGATTGACTTTGCGGTAGCCAGCATCTTGACCTCTTTGGGTATGGTGATGATTTCACCGATGATGTTCTCACTACCTTTGAAGTTGGTTATCTTTGCTTTGGCTGATGGCTGGGCTTTACTTGCCGCTTCCCTCATTGAGAGCTATAAGATCTTCTGA
- the fliO gene encoding flagellar biosynthetic protein FliO, translated as MGEKAGNGHLINSTFGRISPKPPIIQIALFGLLLNSASVFAQDASRASSYPSAGGGSFIWLTLVTLVLAAILVGLVAWFVKRNLQLDAPNSAIRILAAQGLGPRERVVVVQVAGRVYVLGHTPNQINLISELEAAEVANLPKMTSYSPDFAKKLSDLLRKDGKS; from the coding sequence ATGGGTGAGAAGGCTGGCAACGGGCATTTAATCAACAGTACGTTTGGCAGAATCTCTCCCAAACCCCCCATTATCCAAATTGCATTATTTGGATTATTACTGAACTCTGCGTCTGTCTTTGCACAGGACGCTTCTCGAGCCTCCTCCTATCCGAGTGCCGGCGGTGGAAGTTTTATCTGGTTAACTTTAGTGACTTTAGTACTTGCCGCTATTTTAGTTGGCTTGGTCGCTTGGTTTGTCAAACGCAACTTACAGCTCGATGCTCCCAATTCAGCGATCCGCATTTTGGCAGCTCAGGGCTTGGGTCCACGTGAGCGGGTTGTAGTTGTTCAAGTTGCAGGGCGTGTTTACGTGCTGGGCCACACTCCCAATCAAATTAATCTCATATCCGAGCTAGAAGCTGCAGAAGTAGCTAACCTTCCAAAGATGACTAGCTATTCCCCGGACTTTGCTAAAAAGCTCTCAGATCTTCTCCGTAAGGACGGTAAATCATGA
- a CDS encoding FliH/SctL family protein has translation MVIKWMPPSFDPKLPEPVIVPHHDLAEPILQLPNVEEIEAIRKAAFQEGYTQGFQTGNQQGEVEGLQTGTVAGAQAGYKQAYDDAKADIDSLTKSLQDILAALQGLPEAITQPLNELAYEIALRISGKDEIERGPFVAAIQEALMRLPRPGETLHLRISEADSIIWKRIIDDPGLPFSCSLLLDADVPSGHAFAELDHARIDVGFEARKVIARSLLGLPNYQQLSGEENF, from the coding sequence ATGGTTATTAAGTGGATGCCACCATCGTTTGATCCAAAGCTCCCAGAGCCGGTTATCGTTCCACATCACGATTTAGCTGAGCCAATACTACAGCTGCCTAACGTTGAGGAAATAGAAGCGATTCGTAAGGCCGCCTTCCAAGAGGGTTACACCCAGGGTTTTCAGACAGGTAATCAACAGGGTGAAGTAGAGGGTCTGCAAACAGGCACAGTTGCTGGTGCGCAAGCTGGCTATAAACAAGCTTATGACGATGCCAAAGCCGATATTGATTCTTTAACAAAGTCATTGCAGGATATCTTGGCTGCTTTGCAAGGTTTGCCTGAGGCAATTACTCAGCCGCTCAATGAATTGGCTTATGAGATTGCACTGCGTATTTCTGGTAAAGATGAAATTGAGCGCGGGCCATTTGTTGCCGCCATTCAAGAGGCCTTGATGCGCTTGCCTAGACCCGGTGAAACTTTGCATCTTCGCATCTCTGAAGCGGATTCGATTATCTGGAAGCGCATCATAGATGATCCAGGCTTACCTTTTTCTTGCAGTCTTTTACTAGATGCTGATGTGCCATCTGGTCATGCATTTGCAGAGCTTGATCATGCTCGTATCGATGTTGGTTTTGAGGCTAGAAAAGTGATTGCGCGCTCCTTACTGGGATTGCCAAATTACCAGCAATTGTCTGGCGAAGAAAACTTCTAA
- the fliF gene encoding flagellar basal-body MS-ring/collar protein FliF, which translates to MSDRQEPKLLDPDSGAASVNLGSSATSTVNASASAGTNSFSNAMNLIKARFDNLNMRQKMGLAGAALFLVVAVAGVSMSGNKSGQYKVLFSNLTDTDGAAIVASLQQMDVPYKFTEGGGALMVPESSVYDARLKLAGQGLPKSGTVGFEVLENQKLGTSQFVEQVNYQRALEGELSKSITSIGSIKIARVHLAVPKQTAFVRDQEKPTASVVLKMYPGRFLDPQQVVAITYLVSSSVPKLSPAQVSIVDQDGNLLSHQPQRADSLDSSQIKYVAELEHALSKRIAILLEPVIGKDNVRAQVTLDLNFDERTLTQETYGKNSAPNQASVRSQQNSESTGQQSTTGAVPGALTNQAPPQPVAPLSGPLAADNEAQQLISPSSTMGANSSGKRDSTINYEVDRAIEVLKANKGQLKRVAAAVVVNFKPAIMDRDGAVVESAAPYSPEEMQQINNIVRDAVGFVEKRGDTVSVANIAFAPEVTEKIPFYKDASLTDLIKEFLKFGILLLALILAYLTVMRTLIAPKKAKELEQEAQATEDVMEQMQQARIRERNFREQAEVRQKAEEARENARAAEEALRAEYDNLVSYTEDFVKANPQVLASLLKNWQETKAKIDAARNNLSGDSKAAGGNI; encoded by the coding sequence TTGAGCGATAGACAAGAGCCTAAATTATTAGACCCAGATAGCGGAGCTGCCTCTGTCAACTTGGGCTCAAGCGCAACTAGTACGGTTAATGCAAGTGCCTCTGCAGGTACAAACTCATTTAGCAATGCAATGAATCTTATTAAAGCCCGTTTTGACAATTTAAACATGCGTCAAAAAATGGGTCTAGCAGGTGCTGCTCTATTCTTAGTAGTTGCGGTTGCCGGCGTTTCCATGAGCGGAAATAAAAGCGGTCAATATAAAGTCTTATTTTCAAATCTGACTGATACGGATGGGGCGGCAATTGTTGCTTCGCTCCAGCAGATGGATGTCCCTTATAAATTTACTGAAGGTGGTGGCGCATTAATGGTGCCTGAGTCTTCTGTATATGACGCACGCTTAAAACTTGCTGGCCAAGGATTGCCAAAATCTGGAACCGTAGGATTCGAAGTTCTGGAAAATCAAAAGTTAGGCACTAGCCAGTTTGTTGAACAAGTGAACTATCAGCGTGCATTGGAAGGTGAGCTTTCCAAGAGCATTACTTCTATCGGTTCTATCAAGATCGCTCGTGTCCACCTGGCCGTGCCTAAGCAAACCGCTTTTGTGCGCGACCAAGAGAAGCCTACCGCATCCGTTGTCTTAAAAATGTACCCAGGACGATTTTTAGATCCACAACAGGTAGTTGCGATCACTTATTTGGTAAGTTCATCTGTGCCGAAACTATCCCCAGCACAGGTATCGATTGTTGATCAAGACGGTAACTTGTTGTCTCATCAACCGCAACGTGCTGATAGCCTTGATTCTTCTCAGATTAAGTATGTTGCTGAGCTAGAACATGCCTTATCTAAGCGTATTGCTATTTTGCTTGAGCCGGTGATTGGCAAAGACAATGTGCGAGCACAAGTCACGCTGGATTTGAACTTTGATGAGCGTACGTTGACCCAAGAAACGTATGGTAAAAACTCTGCGCCCAATCAAGCAAGTGTTCGTAGCCAGCAAAATTCAGAATCTACTGGTCAGCAATCAACGACTGGTGCAGTGCCTGGTGCGCTCACCAATCAAGCGCCGCCTCAGCCAGTTGCACCGCTAAGCGGACCACTTGCAGCTGATAACGAAGCGCAACAATTAATCTCTCCATCTAGCACGATGGGCGCTAATTCCTCTGGTAAACGCGACAGCACTATTAACTACGAAGTCGATCGAGCGATTGAGGTATTGAAAGCCAATAAAGGCCAGCTAAAACGCGTTGCCGCTGCAGTAGTTGTCAACTTTAAGCCGGCAATCATGGATAGGGATGGCGCAGTAGTTGAATCTGCTGCACCCTATTCCCCCGAAGAAATGCAGCAAATCAACAATATCGTACGTGATGCAGTTGGTTTCGTGGAGAAGCGTGGCGACACAGTAAGCGTAGCAAATATTGCATTTGCACCTGAAGTGACTGAAAAGATTCCCTTCTATAAAGATGCATCTTTGACAGATTTAATTAAAGAGTTTTTAAAGTTTGGTATTTTGTTATTGGCATTAATCCTGGCATACCTCACTGTCATGCGCACATTGATTGCGCCTAAGAAAGCGAAGGAACTTGAGCAGGAGGCACAAGCTACGGAGGATGTGATGGAGCAGATGCAACAAGCCCGCATTCGCGAGAGAAATTTTCGTGAGCAAGCTGAAGTTAGACAAAAGGCTGAGGAGGCAAGAGAAAATGCTCGTGCTGCCGAAGAAGCTTTGCGCGCTGAGTATGACAACTTAGTGAGCTATACCGAAGACTTTGTAAAAGCCAATCCACAAGTATTGGCAAGCTTGCTCAAGAATTGGCAAGAAACAAAAGCAAAGATTGATGCGGCTCGCAACAATCTATCTGGCGACTCTAAAGCTGCCGGAGGAAATATCTAA
- a CDS encoding flagellar hook-length control protein FliK: MANLNPLQTLQSRDNLIFANQSTPDAAQNHSDQGLTSFPDELRAARQQSQTSTPDTPRAESKNTRAPEEKPQNLPPSTDQAQQDAANIAAPQTNSQSDAPQANAQTPSETPPAQSVDQATLGQVEVALTVEAKAATATETLAVVESALNAVLIDGAVQQAGDTEITAANLNTQTQATLAKTAAAAAVLQSGEVLAGIADAQVAIIDPSIVAVTKEAAVIADVLQAEDTQTEVVTTNVQVDANPIAVANVVQIAVAPVVQAAQVVTADVGAPAAELAQRTVANANATTSQINMNAQADSVAVEEKLVGPVDSGNTQAFVATLNQAITNESSAPVQPQVSTTPAVESVKMNLGQTVLVSSTVAAQAQVNTEQVAVNAAAVQDLPLDQVVIQKIELPTANAQTAVNVAATPAVQNAVQAVSASSDTAAIDQVVSVSTGATIAKPADQAVVQAAPKPVNLPTVEEGEFSKQVRPQNTESFVAASAVAKQERSTHVVEGDDVLTQASNNSVNLADAKQTSFISTLNQEVKLTQTTTVKLEPQNASLATGPLNAEVMRVLKEGGGRVVMEVTPPDQGTIRIDLRLDNQGRAIVVVDGASDSTRTRLEQGSSQLKEQLAQMGLSLSLDMRQQSDNTGQPQFMAEGIAFSNSGTGSTVSANADVAAGVLSAAIPAADGRINLYA, encoded by the coding sequence ATGGCAAATTTGAATCCACTCCAAACTTTACAGTCTCGCGATAACCTGATTTTTGCTAATCAGTCTACGCCCGATGCTGCACAAAATCATTCAGATCAAGGACTTACGAGTTTCCCGGATGAACTTCGAGCGGCCAGACAACAGAGCCAGACTTCCACCCCAGATACCCCTCGAGCAGAGTCTAAAAACACCCGGGCACCCGAAGAAAAGCCGCAAAATTTGCCGCCTTCGACCGATCAAGCCCAACAAGACGCTGCAAATATTGCCGCTCCCCAAACAAATTCCCAGTCTGATGCCCCTCAGGCCAATGCGCAGACCCCATCAGAGACACCCCCAGCTCAAAGCGTTGATCAAGCTACCTTAGGGCAGGTAGAAGTTGCTTTGACGGTTGAGGCAAAAGCCGCTACTGCAACAGAGACCTTGGCAGTGGTTGAGTCAGCATTAAACGCAGTATTAATTGACGGCGCTGTTCAGCAGGCTGGTGATACAGAAATTACCGCCGCGAATCTGAATACTCAAACTCAGGCAACTCTAGCAAAAACTGCTGCAGCTGCAGCTGTTCTTCAGTCTGGTGAGGTGCTTGCAGGCATTGCTGATGCTCAAGTTGCTATTATTGACCCATCTATTGTTGCCGTTACTAAAGAGGCGGCTGTGATTGCAGATGTCTTGCAAGCAGAAGATACGCAAACTGAAGTCGTGACCACTAACGTTCAAGTTGATGCAAACCCTATTGCTGTTGCCAATGTGGTGCAAATTGCTGTTGCCCCAGTAGTGCAGGCAGCTCAAGTAGTGACGGCTGATGTTGGCGCTCCAGCTGCTGAGCTTGCGCAAAGGACTGTTGCGAATGCTAATGCCACGACAAGCCAAATTAATATGAATGCGCAAGCTGACAGTGTTGCTGTAGAAGAGAAGCTGGTAGGTCCGGTGGACTCAGGCAATACCCAAGCGTTTGTCGCCACTCTCAATCAGGCCATAACAAATGAGAGCAGTGCACCAGTGCAGCCTCAGGTATCAACTACACCGGCAGTGGAGTCAGTCAAAATGAATCTAGGCCAAACAGTACTAGTGAGTTCTACAGTAGCTGCTCAAGCACAGGTAAATACAGAGCAGGTTGCTGTTAATGCTGCTGCCGTTCAGGATCTACCTTTAGATCAAGTAGTGATTCAGAAAATTGAATTGCCTACGGCCAATGCTCAAACTGCCGTGAATGTTGCTGCTACTCCAGCGGTTCAAAATGCGGTTCAGGCAGTTAGCGCATCTTCTGATACAGCGGCAATCGATCAAGTGGTTTCAGTAAGTACTGGTGCCACGATTGCTAAGCCGGCTGATCAAGCGGTAGTGCAAGCTGCTCCTAAACCCGTAAATCTACCAACAGTAGAAGAGGGCGAATTCTCAAAGCAAGTACGCCCTCAAAATACTGAAAGCTTTGTGGCTGCCTCTGCAGTTGCGAAACAAGAGCGCTCAACACACGTTGTTGAAGGCGATGATGTATTGACACAAGCAAGCAATAACAGTGTTAATTTGGCCGATGCAAAACAAACCAGTTTTATTTCTACTTTGAATCAAGAAGTGAAGTTAACTCAAACTACGACGGTGAAGTTGGAGCCACAAAATGCCTCATTGGCAACTGGCCCACTTAACGCTGAAGTGATGCGCGTTCTCAAAGAGGGTGGCGGTCGCGTGGTCATGGAGGTTACTCCTCCGGACCAAGGCACTATCCGCATTGATTTGCGCTTAGATAACCAGGGTCGTGCGATTGTGGTGGTCGATGGCGCAAGTGACTCAACCCGTACCCGTTTGGAGCAGGGTAGTTCACAGTTAAAAGAGCAGTTGGCTCAAATGGGCCTCTCCTTAAGTTTGGATATGCGGCAGCAGTCTGATAACACGGGTCAACCCCAATTTATGGCCGAAGGCATTGCCTTTAGTAATAGTGGTACTGGCTCAACAGTATCCGCAAACGCAGATGTGGCTGCTGGCGTATTGAGTGCTGCCATACCAGCTGCTGACGGTAGAATTAATCTGTACGCCTAA
- a CDS encoding flagellar motor switch protein FliM, whose product MNPNKQAVFFSQAQVANKRRMPALEIVHEAFARSLRVQLTHIVGTSVVVNSSFSGLKNYQEFIESAPATASIQVVGFDHVEGYGCWSLDMNTLNVAVDTIFGGNGSFPPNGSGHQKKLSITEMRIARRILEVIVQEYEKAWKPLADIRFDFARHEEQFDDLRLAAPEEQVLHSTFKVNVNGNKGHLDFCVPYWVLEPFKEKIWSNEVKVKRETDLYWASSLETQLQDASVSMVAVLARKEMTIREILGMSIGEIIPIDIDDPVTMYVDGLPMIQGKYGVKNNKYSVKVESIQRPAQFLKNPVNSPASEASVMRSEEQGDLYMQQKGE is encoded by the coding sequence ATGAATCCAAATAAACAAGCCGTATTTTTCAGTCAGGCCCAAGTTGCTAATAAGCGACGTATGCCTGCGCTTGAAATTGTTCATGAGGCATTTGCACGTAGTCTGAGAGTTCAGCTTACGCATATTGTGGGTACTTCAGTAGTTGTCAATTCCAGTTTTTCTGGCCTTAAGAATTATCAGGAATTCATTGAGTCAGCTCCAGCGACAGCCAGTATTCAAGTGGTTGGCTTTGATCATGTGGAAGGTTATGGTTGCTGGTCATTGGACATGAATACGCTCAATGTTGCTGTAGATACTATCTTTGGCGGTAACGGTAGCTTTCCGCCGAATGGTTCTGGCCATCAGAAAAAGCTTTCCATCACGGAGATGCGCATTGCGCGCCGAATTTTAGAAGTGATCGTTCAGGAATATGAGAAGGCCTGGAAGCCGCTAGCCGATATCCGCTTTGACTTTGCAAGACATGAAGAGCAGTTTGATGATTTGCGCCTTGCTGCTCCTGAGGAGCAGGTACTTCACAGTACATTTAAAGTGAACGTGAATGGCAATAAAGGCCATTTAGATTTCTGCGTTCCTTATTGGGTTTTAGAGCCATTCAAGGAAAAGATTTGGAGTAATGAGGTCAAGGTAAAGCGGGAAACCGATTTGTACTGGGCAAGCTCTTTGGAAACTCAATTACAAGATGCTTCTGTTTCGATGGTAGCTGTATTGGCTCGCAAAGAAATGACCATTCGTGAGATCCTAGGAATGTCGATTGGCGAAATTATTCCCATTGACATTGATGACCCTGTGACGATGTATGTTGATGGATTGCCAATGATCCAGGGTAAATATGGTGTCAAGAACAATAAATATTCTGTGAAGGTTGAATCCATTCAACGTCCAGCACAATTCCTCAAAAATCCGGTAAATTCCCCAGCTTCTGAGGCTAGCGTCATGCGCAGCGAAGAGCAGGGTGACCTCTATATGCAACAAAAAGGCGAATAA
- the fliJ gene encoding flagellar export protein FliJ, whose translation MSKALNLILQFAKNQENRTSSQLKRLNGELRRSEAFNQQVVKYVQDYEKQMLDTASRGATVAFLQDSSSFRNRLQAGVEEQEGQIAKLNVAMVNAREQAIESKLRVQGIEKVLARKKIEALAERARQERLELEDCIISRLHGDSGTKPA comes from the coding sequence ATGAGCAAGGCCTTAAATCTGATTTTGCAGTTTGCAAAAAATCAGGAAAACCGTACGAGTAGTCAATTAAAGCGTTTAAATGGCGAACTTCGTAGAAGTGAGGCCTTTAATCAGCAGGTCGTCAAATACGTCCAGGATTATGAAAAGCAAATGCTTGATACTGCCAGCAGGGGGGCAACTGTCGCTTTTTTGCAGGATTCCAGCTCTTTTAGAAATCGCCTGCAGGCGGGTGTAGAGGAGCAAGAAGGCCAGATTGCTAAACTGAACGTGGCTATGGTCAATGCCCGGGAGCAGGCAATTGAGTCCAAATTGAGGGTTCAGGGCATTGAAAAGGTTCTCGCCAGAAAAAAGATCGAGGCCTTGGCTGAAAGAGCTCGCCAGGAGCGCCTAGAATTAGAAGATTGCATTATTTCTCGTCTGCACGGAGATTCTGGCACGAAACCTGCTTAG
- a CDS encoding flagellar biosynthetic protein FliQ, with translation MDTGLIIELTFQAMRMAFVLAGPTLIALLIVGLVIGILQAATSVNESSVSFVPKLFVLAVVLLVAFPVSLVIFIDYMREIIMRIPTILN, from the coding sequence ATGGATACCGGCCTCATTATCGAATTAACCTTCCAGGCAATGCGTATGGCATTTGTCCTGGCAGGTCCAACCTTAATTGCGCTACTGATCGTGGGCTTGGTGATTGGTATTTTGCAGGCGGCTACCTCTGTAAATGAAAGCTCGGTCTCATTTGTGCCAAAGCTATTCGTGCTGGCAGTTGTCCTTTTGGTTGCCTTCCCTGTGAGCTTGGTGATCTTTATTGACTATATGCGCGAGATTATTATGCGCATCCCAACGATTCTGAATTAA
- the fliG gene encoding flagellar motor switch protein FliG, with the protein MSTPANQYRLHQGMDLTPSLSDAMKRGLEQSSAQAHSVSDVDEFDNLHKVAMILLLVGPEFSAEVLRKLSPEDVQALSVRMAGMSFIDKLTAAKVLSEFKEITNWHAPVGGDVGSIMGVLGDKENLDNVVTLAGIEAVASATPEALYEVVRNEHPQIVASLMTFLRPEQTSAFVAMFPEDRRNELMLRVALLDKVDAEAIQVLNEVMMQLLGPDAKKSDVGSGGITPTADILNYMADDMNKSAIDRIRDYDNDLAEAIVERMFTFEDFLDVADKSLETVLLEVPQDILIIALKGASPKLREKIFSNMTKRSAERTRDELDTLPPVKVSDVEDRQREIVRIARAMADRKLIVLQSGKHLDEFI; encoded by the coding sequence ATGAGCACACCTGCTAATCAATATCGCTTGCACCAGGGGATGGATTTAACCCCATCCTTAAGTGATGCCATGAAGCGAGGCCTTGAGCAATCTAGTGCCCAAGCTCATTCTGTAAGCGATGTGGACGAGTTTGATAACTTACATAAAGTAGCAATGATTTTGTTACTAGTTGGCCCCGAGTTTTCTGCTGAAGTATTACGCAAATTAAGCCCTGAGGATGTACAAGCGCTCTCGGTGCGCATGGCTGGCATGAGCTTTATTGATAAGCTAACTGCTGCAAAGGTGTTATCTGAATTTAAAGAAATTACTAACTGGCACGCCCCAGTTGGCGGTGATGTTGGTTCCATTATGGGCGTATTGGGTGACAAAGAAAATCTCGATAACGTTGTGACATTAGCGGGCATAGAGGCAGTCGCTTCTGCAACGCCTGAAGCACTCTATGAAGTGGTGCGTAATGAGCACCCTCAAATTGTAGCGAGCTTGATGACTTTCTTGCGCCCAGAGCAAACCTCTGCTTTTGTGGCGATGTTCCCTGAAGATCGTCGAAATGAATTGATGTTACGTGTCGCACTTTTAGATAAAGTGGATGCTGAGGCGATTCAAGTTCTGAACGAAGTCATGATGCAATTGCTGGGTCCAGATGCCAAGAAATCAGATGTTGGAAGTGGTGGAATTACACCTACTGCCGATATTCTGAATTACATGGCTGATGATATGAATAAGAGTGCTATTGATCGCATTCGTGATTACGATAACGACTTAGCCGAAGCTATTGTCGAAAGAATGTTTACCTTTGAAGATTTCTTAGATGTTGCTGACAAATCTCTTGAAACAGTCTTGCTCGAAGTGCCACAAGATATCTTGATCATTGCTTTGAAGGGTGCAAGTCCAAAATTGCGTGAGAAGATTTTCAGTAATATGACTAAACGCTCTGCAGAGCGAACCCGTGATGAGTTGGACACCTTGCCGCCTGTAAAGGTATCTGATGTTGAAGATCGTCAACGTGAAATCGTTCGTATTGCGCGTGCGATGGCCGATAGGAAGCTGATTGTTCTTCAGTCTGGTAAGCATCTAGACGAATTTATTTAA
- the fliN gene encoding flagellar motor switch protein FliN: MIENTPSQSGDDLAKAFANAGAAVRRASFDDLGGASATTSMANDIDLVMDVPVQVTVELGRAKMQIRNLLALTQGSVIELDIHAGDPLEVVVNGCLVAQGEVVIVNDRYGIRLTDIVTPAERIRKINR, from the coding sequence ATGATTGAAAACACCCCATCACAGTCTGGCGACGATTTGGCGAAGGCGTTTGCAAACGCAGGCGCAGCTGTCCGCCGGGCAAGCTTTGATGACTTGGGCGGTGCCTCAGCTACTACCTCTATGGCTAACGATATCGATTTAGTAATGGATGTGCCAGTTCAGGTTACTGTTGAGCTAGGTCGCGCTAAAATGCAAATACGCAACCTTTTGGCGCTTACCCAGGGCTCGGTGATTGAGTTGGATATCCATGCAGGAGATCCTTTGGAAGTAGTAGTCAATGGTTGCCTAGTCGCGCAAGGCGAGGTGGTAATCGTGAACGATCGTTATGGTATTCGTTTAACCGATATTGTTACCCCAGCGGAGCGCATTAGAAAAATTAACCGCTGA